The proteins below come from a single Rariglobus hedericola genomic window:
- a CDS encoding TVP38/TMEM64 family protein has translation MVVSFLRRITPKQWTLLAFALAACVGLVFLYRLIDMQAVHDYAQRMNGFAVFVVMTVLPMFGFPVSVLHVAAGVRFGTGLGLALTTVSIFIQLLASYALVKAAPSFFARWVEPLRKRLPKAAHAPLTQFTMLLPGAPYFAQNYVLPLVGVPLGTYLLWSFPLHVVRSIVGVIFGHESADLTPMKLAGFGLYSIAIGLTCAWSFRRLQKKMKDQPAGADGPKPVA, from the coding sequence ATGGTTGTTTCTTTTCTGCGTCGGATCACGCCCAAGCAATGGACGTTGCTCGCCTTTGCGTTGGCGGCCTGCGTCGGCTTGGTTTTTCTCTACCGGTTGATCGATATGCAGGCGGTCCATGATTACGCGCAGCGCATGAACGGCTTCGCGGTGTTCGTAGTGATGACGGTGCTGCCCATGTTTGGTTTTCCGGTGAGCGTGCTGCACGTGGCGGCCGGCGTGCGCTTCGGCACGGGACTCGGACTCGCGCTCACCACAGTCTCGATCTTCATCCAATTGCTCGCGAGCTATGCGCTCGTGAAAGCGGCGCCGTCGTTCTTCGCGCGCTGGGTCGAGCCTCTGCGCAAGCGTCTGCCCAAGGCTGCACACGCGCCGCTCACGCAATTCACGATGCTCCTGCCGGGCGCCCCGTATTTTGCGCAGAATTATGTGCTGCCGCTGGTCGGCGTGCCACTAGGCACGTATCTATTATGGAGCTTTCCGCTGCACGTGGTGCGCTCGATCGTCGGCGTCATCTTTGGCCATGAGAGTGCCGATCTCACGCCGATGAAACTCGCGGGTTTCGGTCTGTATTCGATCGCGATCGGGCTTACGTGCGCGTGGTCGTTCCGTCGCCTGCAGAAGAAAATGAAAGATCAGCCAGCAGGGGCAGATGGTCCGAAGCCAGTCGCGTAA
- a CDS encoding guanylate kinase, protein MTPVLLVLAGPAGSGKTTLCERMVAEVPGFERIVTTTTRAPRPGEVDGVHYHFLSSDVFDAKVAAGEFLEWAWVHKTGNRYGTLASSVLDPLAAGRSLIINVDVQGVDSFRQAAKANPLLSQRMGSVFINVPIPELRVRLTGRGETEAEIAHRMETAERELLEIGKFDFVVDSSHREDDFEELLAIWRQVQARAEQV, encoded by the coding sequence ATGACTCCCGTTCTTCTTGTTCTCGCCGGTCCCGCCGGTTCTGGAAAAACCACCCTGTGCGAGCGCATGGTCGCCGAAGTTCCCGGGTTTGAGCGCATCGTCACCACGACGACCCGTGCGCCGCGTCCGGGCGAAGTCGATGGTGTGCATTATCACTTTTTATCATCCGACGTGTTCGATGCCAAAGTCGCCGCGGGCGAGTTCCTCGAATGGGCGTGGGTTCACAAAACCGGCAACCGTTACGGCACGCTGGCGTCGTCGGTGCTCGATCCGCTGGCGGCCGGCCGCAGCCTGATCATCAATGTCGATGTGCAGGGTGTGGACAGCTTCCGCCAGGCCGCCAAGGCCAACCCGCTGCTTTCGCAACGCATGGGCTCGGTGTTCATCAATGTCCCGATTCCCGAGCTGCGCGTGCGGCTCACGGGTCGCGGTGAGACCGAGGCCGAAATCGCGCACCGCATGGAAACCGCCGAGCGCGAGTTGCTGGAAATCGGCAAATTCGACTTCGTGGTCGATAGCAGCCACCGTGAGGACGACTTTGAAGAACTGCTGGCGATCTGGCGTCAGGTGCAGGCGCGCGCGGAGCAGGTTTAA
- the miaB gene encoding tRNA (N6-isopentenyl adenosine(37)-C2)-methylthiotransferase MiaB: protein MNRVHIKTYGCQMNERDSEAVAAMLRARGYRIVGSEDECDVMLLNTCSVRDAAEQKAIGKAANITHRKKKNPDFVLGILGCMAQNRGAELLDKLPDVDLIVGTQKFHQVPDYLDNLRAAREAGVPIGETIIDIGEEAGSQNTIKDHLSPESVEGSGGAADLVPQVNAFVSIQQGCNMDCAFCIVPKTRGDERSRPMDDIVTECRTLAARGVKEITLLGQIVTSYGRRDYAHTNGISPFVQLLERVHEIEGIERIRFTSPHPRGFKEDLAAAYGRLSKLCEYVHLPMQSGSNRILKAMNRPYSRERYKEIVDSLRAVRPDMYFSTDIIVGFPGETDEEFEQTRELFEACNYDMAYVFKYSIRSGTPAADMGDQIPDEVKEHRNQVLLDILKKNSERRNAALLGTVEEVLVEGPDKTGKRFTGRTRGNRVAIFDANPRLIGQLVPLKIDRASVSTLYGELQLAGVDGLEADGQNHIPSSSGLMTSAGSQF from the coding sequence ATGAACCGGGTGCACATCAAAACCTACGGGTGTCAGATGAACGAACGCGACAGCGAAGCGGTCGCGGCGATGCTGCGTGCCCGCGGCTACCGGATCGTCGGTTCCGAGGATGAGTGCGATGTGATGCTCCTCAACACCTGCTCCGTGCGCGACGCCGCCGAGCAGAAGGCGATCGGCAAGGCCGCCAACATCACTCATCGCAAAAAGAAAAACCCCGACTTCGTGTTGGGTATTCTCGGCTGCATGGCGCAAAACCGTGGCGCCGAGCTGCTGGATAAACTGCCCGACGTGGACCTCATCGTTGGCACCCAAAAATTTCACCAGGTTCCCGATTACCTCGACAACCTCCGCGCCGCCCGCGAGGCCGGAGTGCCCATCGGCGAGACGATCATCGACATCGGCGAGGAGGCCGGTTCGCAGAACACGATCAAAGACCATCTTTCGCCCGAATCGGTCGAAGGTTCCGGCGGCGCGGCCGACCTCGTGCCCCAGGTCAACGCCTTCGTCTCCATCCAGCAGGGCTGCAACATGGATTGCGCGTTCTGCATCGTCCCGAAGACGCGCGGCGACGAACGCTCGCGTCCGATGGATGACATCGTGACCGAGTGCCGCACCCTCGCGGCGCGCGGCGTGAAGGAGATCACCCTCCTCGGCCAGATCGTCACCAGCTACGGACGCCGCGATTATGCGCACACCAACGGCATCTCGCCGTTCGTGCAGTTGCTTGAGCGCGTCCACGAAATCGAAGGCATCGAGCGCATCCGGTTCACTTCGCCGCATCCGCGTGGCTTCAAGGAAGACCTCGCCGCAGCCTACGGGCGTTTGTCCAAGCTCTGCGAATACGTGCACCTGCCGATGCAGAGCGGGAGCAACCGCATCCTGAAGGCTATGAACCGCCCGTATTCGCGCGAGCGCTACAAGGAGATCGTCGATTCCCTGCGCGCGGTGCGACCCGACATGTATTTCTCGACGGATATCATCGTGGGTTTCCCCGGCGAGACCGACGAGGAGTTCGAGCAGACGCGCGAGTTGTTCGAGGCGTGCAACTACGACATGGCCTACGTCTTCAAGTATTCCATCCGCAGCGGCACGCCGGCGGCGGACATGGGCGACCAGATCCCTGACGAGGTGAAGGAGCATCGCAACCAGGTGCTCCTCGATATCCTTAAGAAAAACTCCGAGCGCCGTAACGCCGCATTGCTCGGCACGGTGGAAGAAGTGCTGGTTGAGGGTCCGGACAAAACCGGCAAGCGTTTTACCGGTCGCACCCGCGGTAATCGCGTGGCGATCTTCGATGCGAATCCGCGACTGATCGGACAGCTCGTGCCGCTTAAGATCGATCGCGCCAGTGTGAGCACACTTTACGGCGAACTGCAGTTGGCCGGCGTCGATGGCCTCGAGGCTGACGGCCAAAACCATATTCCGTCTTCGTCGGGTTTGATGACTTCTGCCGGCTCACAGTTCTAG
- a CDS encoding lytic transglycosylase domain-containing protein → MSLRFLCLPLLATTLLAETPAPTPTPAPTADSEDLFTLGQSLFEAYAPPEIKKDLAFPTRAQWDEFAARLEKTRATGSLAELAAYETEARTALLALRALPEYKDYADWLEERIDEIVVAKKAIAPPVTPQPTPTPVPQPGPVTPVPVVPKSTNSDIPLYDLWVERLRDRPRPARADEFLPDLKKIFADEGLPADLAWIPEVESMFNPRAKSPAGAQGLFQLMPVTAKAQGLSLLPFDERNDPEKSARAAATLLRRLHGMFDSWPLALAAYNAGEGRVRRTLKAEDAKTFAEIADALPTETRLYVPKVLATLAIREGLDPARLAAPSAR, encoded by the coding sequence ATGTCGCTCCGCTTCCTGTGCTTACCCTTGCTCGCCACCACCTTGCTGGCCGAAACACCCGCGCCCACGCCCACTCCGGCCCCGACGGCGGACTCCGAGGATTTGTTCACGCTCGGGCAGTCGCTGTTCGAAGCGTATGCCCCGCCCGAGATTAAAAAGGACTTAGCCTTCCCCACTCGCGCACAATGGGACGAATTTGCCGCGCGCCTCGAAAAGACCCGCGCAACCGGCTCGCTCGCCGAACTCGCCGCTTACGAGACCGAAGCGCGCACCGCCCTCCTCGCCCTGCGCGCTCTGCCCGAATACAAAGACTATGCCGACTGGCTCGAAGAGCGTATCGACGAAATCGTGGTGGCCAAAAAAGCAATCGCCCCGCCCGTGACGCCTCAACCCACGCCGACACCCGTGCCGCAGCCCGGCCCCGTGACCCCGGTGCCCGTCGTCCCCAAATCTACGAACTCGGACATCCCGCTGTATGATTTATGGGTGGAGCGCCTGCGCGACCGCCCGCGCCCCGCCCGCGCCGACGAGTTTTTGCCCGACCTCAAAAAAATCTTCGCCGACGAAGGTCTGCCCGCTGATCTCGCCTGGATTCCCGAGGTCGAATCGATGTTCAACCCCCGCGCCAAAAGCCCCGCCGGCGCCCAAGGTTTGTTTCAACTCATGCCCGTCACCGCCAAGGCGCAGGGCTTGAGCCTGCTGCCTTTCGACGAGCGCAACGATCCCGAGAAAAGCGCGCGCGCCGCCGCCACGTTGCTCCGCCGCTTGCACGGGATGTTCGATTCGTGGCCGCTCGCGCTCGCCGCTTACAACGCCGGCGAAGGTCGCGTGCGTCGCACCCTCAAGGCCGAAGACGCCAAGACGTTTGCCGAGATTGCCGACGCCCTGCCCACGGAAACACGCCTCTACGTTCCAAAAGTCCTCGCCACGTTGGCCATCCGCGAAGGCCTCGATCCCGCCAGGCTCGCCGCGCCTTCCGCTCGCTAA